The sequence AATATTCAAATCTAATCTCGAACCTTAGGACTTTCTTGCCTATTACTTGCCTCCCTTTTGCATAACATGATTATGTCTTAAGTCTACATGTAATATTACTGTTGAGCTGAAGGCCTGTTATATATTGAACTATGACTGGATGTGTACTGTACATTTTTGTATCTTCTATGTACTAAGTGTCTTTGGGTTTCAGAAAAGCGCTATACAAAAATTAAGTACTATCAATAATATTtggcttggggcccccaaatgccttgaaacggccCTGCTCATAGATCCAGTGACCTCTTTTGGACCCATATAGATCTATCTATGGGCTATTCCACAGAATgggtgcaatatatatatatatatatttttttttttttattctgaatctaataacactattaactattcaaaacatgtaatggttaatctcaggcagctttacgtatttttttacaaggtttctaagccaaagatggttacaaaactcacgTGACAaccaaaaatcatgtttaaaagcaagtctacTAATTAATTTGATTCTCTTTTagtaaagtctttattttaaagaaatgattgactgtatgttcaaataattgaaatttacatcaaataaatcactcctgttactgcgctcattcctgttactggaactcattcctgttactggcactcattcctgttactggcactcattcctgttacttttatgcTTTGAGTAACAGAAATGAAAGTAGCAggaattagttaaaaaaatagctaaatggtgggcACATTTATATATGTGATTCccggggacagaaatggcactgatTCGGTGGAATAGcccatttatagatatatatcaGATATAACCATTTAGACATTAACACAGAACCATTATCTTCATTAAAGAACCCTTAAAGAAAACTTCTTAACAGTGAAGATAGCCCACAGTAGCCTCAGAAACCAGCTAGATCAGGGTATCTCTGGCCCCATGGGACTGAAGTTTGATGCTCCTGATTCTGAGAAGAGCCTGAGTGGACAGCAGAGGATCTGGGGGTCAGAGGTGTCGTCCTAATGGATTAGTAAAGACCCCTAATCCAGAATCCAAACTGAGCTCTAGCTAAGCTTCTGTTTACTCACAGGACTTCTCATTCACACAGAGCTTAGACTATCTGATAGTCTGGAGACAGAGCTCCTCACAGGCTAACCAGAGCTCTCGGACAGAGCAGCCAAAAACCTTTTTACTGTTAGATCTTCCAAAGGTCCAGTTCCACATGAGAGGCTCCACTGTAACAAGAACCCATGAGCTATATGAGCCAATGAGATGAGATGTTTACTtttaatatgatatatatgatCTATACAGACTTTgaggaaaaagtaaaaacacttaCTGTCGTCAGTTACATAAATCCTAGTTtatgtaatatatactgtatgaacTATGTAGACATTAGCGAGAGGGACTGATCAATGAATTACTTTATTATATATTCAATACACAGTCATTAGCATAGGAGCTGAACCTCTGACTATTTATATTCAGTAGCTGTACATTCTTATAGCCTACACGCTATCTTTCTGAAGAGCAGAAATTTAATTTCTCACatccttagagagttctttgccatgaagtgccatgttgaatatccagtagCCAGTATGATAGAATTGAACCCAAAACCTCCATCCACACCTGAAACCTTGTAACTCTAATACTGGGCTCAAATTTGGATACATTTGGTTCACtttagggtgtactcacttgtatcgcagctatttagacattaatgtctgTTTGTTGACTGCTGCCAGCTGTTGAGACGTGTGCTGTGTGCCGGGCGCTGATGGTGATTCTGTTGAGTGTGCCACAGCGGGTGCTGAAAGAAAACCCTGATGTTACAGAAGACAACGTGACTcatcactgccacacacacagtgtgtgataTGCAGCGgttaacacacttttttttaacattagtgACATCTACATCATCGTATGTGTGTacaacccatcctcctctggtcagagaATGTATAAACTATTGTTAAGTCATTATACATCAGAACAGGTCCAATATATTTAGATAAAAGCAGGTGGAATAAACTGGGcagtgagcagctgatctgtggcgGGTGATGGGGAAGACCGTACAGGGAACAGGAAAATCTGAGGGTCAAACATTCATCTGTAATAGGCAGGTAGTCAGTTActcagaggaagacagagagatgATATTAGTTTTGATTATGGAATTAGTAGGATTTTTGGAAAACAGACAATGCGAAACATTATCACAGTGTTACTAAtaactccggcagatctgaatataacagcctaactaaagagagagccagaaggtaacatagatcTATTTTGTCAGTGCCACAACACTTTGTTTCACTTCTTTACTGAATGTTCCAGACTGGCAACACTTATTGATCTGTTGAGTACGATCCTTCAGGAGATAGGGTTGATTTTCATAAGGTCCTTTTTATATGTTTGGGTGCAAATACACAAAATCTCACAGTTTTAAATATGCTTTCGTGAACTTTCTGCTGGGACAGGCTAAACTGCCCATTTGGAAAATGTTTAGACCGAGGTTagaatgaaaggattttaatgtTGTTGCAGTGTTTAAATCTATGGTGGAGTCTCGGGTACAGGTTGAGTATCTGTTTTATCAGAATATTCAAAATGAGTTTAAGTTTGAGAGAAAGTAGTGTATCACCAGAAGATGTATGTCAGTAAGGGAAGGTGAATTTTCTTTTCCTGGTGATGTGGTTTTAGTGTTTTccattttttcctgtttttcattAATGTGTGATCACGTATCTGTTTGACTGAGATTTTAATAAAGGTTTTTTAAAACTCAAAATtctctaagtctctctctctctctctctctctctctctctctctttctctgagtctctctctctatctgtttctctctcactccctctctctttgagttttctctctctctctgagttctCATTCACCTCCTCAGTTCTTGGTAAAACCCCTCCTACGTCATCAGCGAAGGTGGTTCAGAAACTCCAGCGATGGTTATAAAGCGCGCGCGGAGCGCACGGGGCGCGTTCAGCACCTACACGcgcgctcatacacacacataaacacgcaCACGCGCGCACTTGCAGAAACTACACACTTTTATGTACTCTCCTCTGAAGTTTCGCACGTGTTCACCTCTCTTCCTCTTTAAGGTAAGtgcacctctttctctttctctctcctcgctGCAGCTCCGCTTCCGCGTGCGCGCCCGTGTTTGCCCCTCGGTGCCCCCTATAACTGTCCCCCGCCCCGGGGGTGTGTGTTAAAGGGGCGAGCCGGCGCACGCAGCCCGTACAGCTGCTGCACGAGCCAGAGACTCACTTTACAAACAATCAGAATCAGTTTGGAGCGCgcgctcacactgctgctcactctCCTTCAGATTCCTCCTGAAGGTCTGCAGGATGATCAGGACCCCGAAGACCCCCTGACCAGGAGCTGCTCACAGGAGCCAACCCTAACcaggagcccccccccccccctgactGCTCTGGACCTTTACCTAACTTTAATCTTACTCTGTTCAGTGTGTTATCATTTTTGGGAAGATATGTGGACGCACGTGGAcgtttgtgtttattattattgtttattgtagGAGTAATTGCATTTGTTGTTCCCTTGTATATTTATTGtcagttgttgtgtttttttgcagTTGTACAGTTTCTTATAGTTGTTTGATGCCATAATTGATGTGGTTTATTGTTGTTAATTGTGGTTGTTTATTGTAGTTGCTTTTTGTTAGTTTTCTTTGTTGTTTGGCTGATTTTGTTTATTGTGAGTGTTTATTATAGTAGTAATCATTGTTGTTTTTAGCTATAGTTGTTTTTGTAGTTGTTGTTTGTTGCCATAGTTGTTGTTTGTGGTTTATTATTCTTAGCTGTGTTTGTAGTTTTCATCACAGCTGTCTTTATTGTAGTTTGGTGGTTGTTTTGTTGTAGTTTGGGTGTTGTTTTGGTGTAGTCTGGTTGTTGTTTTGGTGTAGTTTGGTTGTTGTTTGCTGCTTGTGGAGATGTTTGCTGCGGTCGCTCTGGGCTCGCTGGTGCCCACCCTGCTCCTGCTGTTGCTGTCCCGCCTGCTGTGGGGGCTGAGGTGGAGCTCAACGCGGGACAGAAGCTCCATGCTGCCCCTGCCCCACGGCTCCATGGGCTGGCCACTGGTGGGAGAGACGCTGCACTGGCTACTGCAGGTCAGTTATTcctataaatattaattttatattgtttgtattacatcttaaaatgtaggaaaaaactACCTTACCCAATCTAACCTCTGACAACAGAATGGAATAAAACATCTGAGAATAAAACAGGGGTATATATTGCACTCTTTATCCCGTCTTATAATAAAACAGGAGCATATTATGCCCTATTCTCTGTctgaaattaaaacataaaaaaatagaaattcccCATCTACGTGTAAAATGTGGTAATATATTAATTTCTCTTTAACACATCACAGAAAATATTACTTTATTAACAGCAGGGTATTACACTATTGACCCCATCTTGGTGGAGTAGGTTGAATATCATCCTATCTGAAGGTAAATTTAGGGGTATCTctgacaacaaaaaataaattattaaatgctTTCAATCTTTAAATGAgcatgatggaaaaacaaccttaaaaaaCCTTTACTAAATGTTGTTAAATATCCATTGGAAGTGTTGAAAATACTAACACTAAGTCAATGTTCATTTAATGTACATTCTAAATGCTAAATTTGCtccccacaaataataatattgcattactacatgtttttattattattattattagtagtagtagtagtagtagtagtagtagtagtagtagtagtaaatgcACTGCTAGAACACAGTACAAGATATAAGattataatacaaaataaatatagtaccagtgaaaagtttggacacaccttctcattcaatgttatcTACATTGTATCTTAATATtagagacatgaaaacaattaatatagtgttcaatattacatttacaatatccataagttatcaaaaagcagtgtgtaagactggtggaggagaatgtgccaagatgcatgaaaactgtgattaaaaaacaggattattccaccaaatattgatttcagaacaattaaaacttgttttctttgcattatttgaggtctgaaagctctgcatctttttttgttatttcagccatttctcgttttctacaaataaatgctttaaatgacaatatttttatttggaatttgggcgaaattttgtctgtagtttatagaataatacaacaatgctataaatagtaaaattagagaaactgattcaggaactgaaatggtcttttaatttttttcaagagctgtatataggaATAATTATGGGGTGATGGGTGCACAAATAAACCATACATTTtctgtattaatgttattttgtggtacatcaatatatagtaataaactttaattaaaatcaataaagactgattaaacatgttttttgcGCAGGGCTCGGGCTTCCACATCTCGCGGAGGCAGAAACACGGGAATGTGTTTAAGACGCACCTGCTGGGGAAGCCCGTTATCCGCGTGACCGGCGCCGAGCACGTGCGGAAGATCCTCCTGGGCGAGCACACGCTGGTGAGCACGCAGTGGCCGCAGAGCACGCGCATCATCCTGGGGCCGCACGCGCTGGTGAACGCCACTGGAGAGCTGCATCGGAGGAAGCGGAAAGTGAGtaccagccagccaatcagccaatcagcattagGTTAGATATAAACAGGGTTTACCTGCACTGCGTCCTAATTGCATACTACTCACTAATAGTACAGTATAAGGTATAGAGTAAATACTAATATAAACAGTGTGTCtttggcaggttagtacacaaaatattaatatactaacCAGCTTTGTGCTAACTGCAGATCACTGCAGCTTCTCCAGCAGTCTGTTCTATAATTATTtagctatatatttatttatttccctcccCTTGTCccttatacagtaccagtgaaaagtttagacacaccttaaattcagtgttttatcattattttaaagtcatccaaactatgaagaaaaccatatagaattattttgtaaacaaaatagtgttaaacaaacctgaataGGTTTTAAAATGTAGATTAATTTTTGCTTGCTTGGGcatttttcagtcagctttatgaagtagagtcacctggaatggctttcagttaacagtgttaagataaaaaaaaaaaaagcaaaagttcatcagagttaccagcatcagaaactgcaagtttacagaaccccagataagagcacctaaatgctttacagagtatgttggtttgttaaacacttttaagttactacatgattcattatgtgttccttcatagtctggatcacttcagtatgcAGTTAGAACATAGGAAAAAATTATCTAAAACTTTGAAGGAGAAGGTATATGAtaagaaaaatgtaatattatattttattatatattataatttgtatgtttgtatatactgCAGAAGAATAAAAAGGTTCTCCAGCCACTGTTGCTTCATTTAGACCTTTTTTAGaccttttttttagacattttttgtaTGATTCATTGTAAAAATAAATCAGTAGCAggcagaaacaataaatgagcagatgtcccaTATGGACAGAAGTAGTgtgacacctgcttattcacaaGTTCTTCTGAAGGgtaatcaaggatattaaaaagagaTTGTCCTTCTTGTGTTGGAGAAACTGTCTCTAATGTACAGGcatggctttctactagattttgctgAATTGCTGTTGGGTGAGTTGGATGATCATAATCCCAACTCATCCACAAAGTATTCACAACTCATCTGAAAAGTATTGTaagaagcaccatcattccagagaacacacagagtACCACTGCTCCATAGCCTAATACTGACCTGGCATTAGAAATGGTGCCAGTgcattcatgtttatttgctccatagggtcctattctgttggcagtAAGTGttaatttgcacatctgtgttagcaattGATGCAACTTAAAGGAGCTAAAAAGTGTATTTATTTGATGTGGTATCCATAGACATATGGTCATAAACTTGactgaagtcagtgtaaaaagtttGTATTCTAAGTATTTatcattacatttatattagggctgtcaatgtaAAAGCATTAAttcacatgattaatttagaatcAATAAcgtgttatttttttaacataagttaaaaaaaagtaaaaaaaaaacaagtttgacCACAACTTTAGTCATAATCTAccctgctatgaacaaacgctgtctctgctgcttcatgctgtttacactgagcgccgtatgtgctgcgttcactgctcacatttgCACGTCTggttgaaaacactgtgtttgaaagtgcagcgggACATTTTTCGCGTTCTGTCTCAAAGCAGCTGCACCCTGCACAGATAAATGCGCTGTCCAAACCACGCCAGTAATCAGCACTGATATTGCATTAACATCCAGATATTTACCTGTGTTCTGTTTAGATCCTGACCTCAGTGTTTAGCCGTGATGCTCTGGAGACCTACCTGTCACGCCTGCAGGACGTGGTGAAGTGCGCTGTGGCGCAGTGGTGCTCAGAGCCGGGTTCAGTAGATGCTTACGATGCCACCAGGTCTCTCACCTTCCGAGTGGCCATGAGAGCCCTGCTGGGACTGCGGCTGGAGGAGCAGCGCCTCGTCAACCTCTCCAAAACTTTCGAGGAGCTCATGAACAACCTGTTCTCCCTGCCTGTGGATGCTCCACTCAGCGGACTGCGGAAGGTAAGGGGGATCAGATGCATCTCTTTTAATTAActtatgaaaaatataaaataactgtCAAtggattttaatgtaaaaaagtaatttcggagcatttctattggtccatatgttgtcgtatttttcacactataaggcgcactgtattataaggcacactatcaatatatatatatctattttctagtctatgtTTATTCATAAAGCGCACCGGAATATacggtgcattatgtgacactattaAGCAACAGGGATGTCACCAATGCCAagttttacttctaattcagctAAAGCTacgctaagttaagtaaacacaactgtaattcttaaaaaaaaaaatcttttaaaaccaaacgagcactagatgttaatctacacagatttctttcctgaaaactgtttatttgggcgagtaaagcacctctttttatttacagtaagcttagatttccagatttgggTACAGCAACATTCccattaacattagcagctaaccactagcgctatcTGCGCCACACAGCGCTAccctgaggaactctgagtgttcctgtaagccaggctgatattagctagcggtttgtaaCGATAAacgagcagactacaggccgatttacctgcctctgaatggcgaaagagctagcagttagcgtagttagcgactaatgctaatgctgctctagcagtgttAGCCGgccttagcagcaggctacagtccaatattactcacctctgaatggcgcaTGACCTAGGgcttagcgaggttagcggctaatgctaatacagcttgagaattaaactgaaactcctgtataactttgttcttcagcggagtagctttacgcctccttacaacctgactggtgaaattcatacataaggcgcatcagattataaggtgcactgacaatttttgggaaaatgaaagaattttatagtgcaaaaaaatatgaaataaaaaatgaaataaaatatctgtacaatagtttgttttacagaaacaAAATGCTCCACTATGCTGCATTATGCAACTACATGCAGGCATGTCTAAAGTACTAGAGAGTCAGACCTGAGTAATCGTACaagtgctctattaaaaaagtgacAAAATAGTGAAAAGTTGAACTGTTCTTCTGGCTTTGTACTAAAGTAATCAACATATTTTGTACTTAAGTGTTGtgagtagtttattgtaaaatgtagtactgaattactaaaagcaaatgtacagtactgtgttattagtgtaattATTACAGAAATTAGAGGAAAGTTCTctgagtgaaaggcagaacgggagcaacaagatctgattttctgatttttaccATTTGTAGGGGAAAAAAGCACGGGATGTTCTGCACGCTGCCATGGAGAGTATAATCGAGGAGAAACTGAAAAGGCAGCAAGGTGTGGACGAATACTGCGATGCTTTTGACTACATGCTGAGCGGCGCACTGGAGAACGGCTACAATCTGACCATGCAGGAGCTCAAGGTATGATCTTCTTTTAGCTACTTACAATGTCTGTAGAGTAGATGTCCATTTTCTGACAACAGGACCACTCTAGACCAGATATAACTGGATTGGCCAGTTTTTCTCAGGGTTGTtgtattaatacaaataaaaaaaaatctgtattctgtaggaaaaaaaagttttactattGTCATGAGTCATGAGTTACCCTTTTTCAATAGTTTATTGGTCCAAAAAAGGTTGCACTATTGTTACGAGTCATATTGTTATTGCgctactataactataactataatagCTGGAAATAACACTgggataaaacaaacaaacaaacatactaaACACACAAAAGATTTCCagaggaacactgaaacaaaggcgTTTATATAcaagagggtgaggaacacctggggaacgaaacgagggggcggggttacaaacaagacacaaagtGACAACACcaatggctagggcggggctaggacAGTGACAAGACAataacacagggccatgtgcttgaAGAGCACATGGGGGAGGAGAACAAAACAGACTGAATGGCAGTACAGGAACAGAaggaacagaaaagaaaacacacaagaAATACAAAGGTGTGGCAGTCCACTTTCCATCTTGTAATAAGTAGAATATAGTAGAATACTTCTTGGTGCTATTAAGAAACATTTTGTACAACAAAGTATTTAGATGTTTCAAATTATCCAGTCTTtacactggcaaaaaaaaaattaagatggtTTAAGATTTGTTTTCAGAAAGGCTTTCACTATTGAGTGTCTGGTTTGTAATAACGTGATTATTCACCagtgggcggggcagattatattaatataatttataatttgtcAGTAATATTATATCTGCTGTTCTTGTTTTTTCAGGAAAGGGCTGTGGAGCTGATCTTCGCCGCTCACTCCACCACAGCCAGCGCAGCCACCTCGCTCATCCTGCAGCTCATGCGCCATCCGGACGTGGTGGATCGCTTGCGGGCCGAGCTGGAGTCAGAGGGTTTGATGTCGGAGGCACGGGTCTCCTGCCGGTCTCGTTGTGGGGAGGGGAATTGTGCCCACCCAAAGTCTGAAAAGTGTGTGGACGAGGGAGAGGCGTGTCCTGAGTTCAGAACCAAACCCCAGCTTGATAAAACACCCTGTTCAGAGGAAGGTCATCGCTCCCAAACACACGTGCCCTACCTGAGTCTGGAGAAGCTCAATCAGCTGGGCTACCTGGACTGTGTGGTGAAGGAGGTGCTCAGATATCTCCCGCCAGTGTCTGGGGGATACAGGACGGTGCTTCAAACATTTGAACTGGACGTGAGTACTTCTATTCTGCAGTATGCCTTTAGCTGTTCACTATATtggaatatatacagctctggaaaaagagcacttcagtttctgaatcagtttctctgactttgctatttatatgtatatgtttgagtaaaattagcattattgtttaattctataaactacagacaacatgtctcccaaattccaaataaaaatatggtcatttagagcatttatttgcagaaaatgagaaatggcaaacaggatgcagagctttcagaatttaaataacgcaaagaaaacaagttcatattcataaagttttaagagttcagaaatcaatatttagtggaataaccctggtttttaatcacagttttcatgcatcttggcatgttctcctccaccattcttacacgctgcttttggataactatgccactactggtgcaaaattcaagcagttcagcttagtttgatggcttgtgatcaataatcttcctcttgattatattccaaagctttacaatttggtaaaattaaagaaattcatcatttttaagtggtctcttatttttttacagagctgtatatatatgtggcCCACTCCTTCCGGCAGAACATCAAAGCatcatggcagaaataattgttgactaatcaactaataaaAACACTTGATTCCCAAAATAATcactagttgcagccctaatatgcgTAAACATACACTTCCAGTCAAACGTTTTAGAGCATCCCCATTGTGTAGAAGTCCAGTAGCAGTAGTGcatggcccagacaagctgcttttttattttctcatcttagcaatgactttgcACTTCTGCACTTCCCGTCAGACTTCTTATTCTTCTCcacactgctgaaactgagacttagtctaatcatgttaagctgagctaaagtcTAAGCTGTTGCCACgtgccagacgtgactcttcttcatgtagcagttttctccactTTCCATAaatcttttgaaggtgtaggaagcAGCATCCACTTACTTACCTCTCtgtaatttctgtaaaaaaaacatatatatatattttggatataAGGCGCAGCGGATTTTAAGACGCAATCAATAAACGTCTAATTTCACAAggtgcattatttttaaagtcaaacgagcgctcgATGTTAATTcgcacagatttctcttctgaaactgttcatttgtgtgagtaaagcactacTATTTCCAATTATTGATGAGCCTAAAAcgtgggggtgttctaaaactaaaCAGCAATATAAGAAACTGCGGTTTAACTGCGGCTTAACAACACATAGGAAGCATAGAGAGCAAAAGTTTGGAAACTCAGACCACCGTGTCCTCGATTGGTTTGTTTTCGCTCTGTGGCCTGCTAGTCTGAACGCAAGGTTCAGATAAACCACATAAGAGGTGATGGcatcaaatctgattttctctctCCGTGTCCTATCACTCACAGGGTTACCAGATCCCAAAGGGCTGGAGCGTCATGTACAGCATCCGCGACACACACGAGACCTCGGCCGCATACCAGAACCCGGAGCTCTTCGACCCGGACCGCTTCAGCGCCGAGCGGGACGAGAGCAAGTCCAGTCGCTTCAGCTACGTTCCGTTTGGTGGCGGGGTTCGGCTCTGCGTCGGCCGGGAGCTGGCCATGCTGGTGCTGAAAACCCTGTGTTTGGAGCTTCTGGCCACTGCGGATTTCACACTGGCCACAGAGACGTATCCCAGAATGCAGACGGTGCCAATCGTCCACCCGGTCAACGGACTGCACGTGAAGTTCAGCTACAGAAATCACGTGGGCGGGAGGAACCGCAGGGAATCCACGCATCTGTAGAGGAAGAGAGGAAACAGACAAGACGTTGGACGTTATTGTAGACGGGACTCTCCAGAAGCCGAATGCAGAGAGATGATTTTGAAGCTTAGGGATCTATTGTGAGTTATTGTCATCTTTAATCAACCTGTGAAGCAACAACTGACCCTCTTTTTATATTTCGCTACTTGTTACAGTTCGCATATTCCAGCCAGGGAAGGGGAGGGGCAGTTTCCAGGGTACTTTAAATAGATAGTTGGGATGTAGGATGGGATATA is a genomic window of Astyanax mexicanus isolate ESR-SI-001 chromosome 14, AstMex3_surface, whole genome shotgun sequence containing:
- the LOC103028126 gene encoding cytochrome P450 26B1 → MFAAVALGSLVPTLLLLLLSRLLWGLRWSSTRDRSSMLPLPHGSMGWPLVGETLHWLLQGSGFHISRRQKHGNVFKTHLLGKPVIRVTGAEHVRKILLGEHTLVSTQWPQSTRIILGPHALVNATGELHRRKRKILTSVFSRDALETYLSRLQDVVKCAVAQWCSEPGSVDAYDATRSLTFRVAMRALLGLRLEEQRLVNLSKTFEELMNNLFSLPVDAPLSGLRKGKKARDVLHAAMESIIEEKLKRQQGVDEYCDAFDYMLSGALENGYNLTMQELKERAVELIFAAHSTTASAATSLILQLMRHPDVVDRLRAELESEGLMSEARVSCRSRCGEGNCAHPKSEKCVDEGEACPEFRTKPQLDKTPCSEEGHRSQTHVPYLSLEKLNQLGYLDCVVKEVLRYLPPVSGGYRTVLQTFELDGYQIPKGWSVMYSIRDTHETSAAYQNPELFDPDRFSAERDESKSSRFSYVPFGGGVRLCVGRELAMLVLKTLCLELLATADFTLATETYPRMQTVPIVHPVNGLHVKFSYRNHVGGRNRRESTHL